From the genome of Candidatus Electrothrix communis, one region includes:
- a CDS encoding TonB family protein translates to MNEAMQRMLPATVLTLALHGALLSWRMQLPETVRPAPLPQKISVSLKRLPPPPPPLKKIVQAVPALPKITATEHQPIRPLLPKPKPKPKPEPLKKIVQKAPALPKIRTVQHQAARLLMLKPGKKISAVPQPLPKLAPVIRQAIKPLAVQPIKKPEPQIVRTPVRSTVTSQPIRRAVVQPVVVRQAQPVISRQQPVVRRTITSRQIYQQPIRQNTQPIRQQPVRRTLPITRQVVSSTPVRTTTRTTPPVSTGVVQEAAPLYQSNPPPEYPRMARRRGLEGVVTIEAKIDINGRVEELRLFAGSGHTILDKAALKAVRGWRFSPGTVGGRTQSMWVKVPVRFELH, encoded by the coding sequence ATGAACGAAGCAATGCAACGAATGCTGCCCGCAACCGTCCTGACGTTGGCCTTGCACGGCGCATTGCTCTCCTGGCGAATGCAGCTGCCTGAAACAGTGCGGCCCGCTCCCCTGCCTCAAAAAATTTCCGTCAGCCTGAAGCGGCTCCCCCCGCCTCCGCCGCCGTTGAAAAAAATTGTTCAGGCAGTGCCGGCTCTCCCGAAGATTACAGCGACAGAGCATCAGCCCATCCGTCCCTTATTGCCCAAACCTAAACCCAAGCCAAAACCCGAACCGCTGAAGAAGATCGTTCAGAAAGCACCGGCTCTGCCCAAAATCAGAACAGTGCAGCATCAAGCGGCCCGCCTGCTCATGCTGAAGCCCGGAAAAAAAATCTCCGCTGTTCCTCAGCCGCTGCCAAAACTTGCCCCGGTTATCCGGCAGGCGATAAAGCCCTTGGCTGTTCAACCGATAAAAAAGCCTGAACCGCAAATTGTCCGAACACCTGTGCGGAGCACCGTGACTTCACAGCCGATACGGCGGGCTGTGGTCCAGCCGGTGGTGGTTCGGCAGGCTCAGCCTGTAATTTCCCGGCAGCAACCTGTTGTCCGCAGAACAATAACCTCTCGGCAAATATATCAACAGCCGATCAGGCAAAACACACAACCGATTCGCCAACAACCCGTTCGCCGTACTCTTCCGATCACGAGGCAGGTGGTTTCATCCACCCCCGTCAGAACAACGACGCGAACAACACCGCCGGTCAGCACCGGTGTTGTCCAAGAAGCGGCACCGCTCTACCAAAGCAATCCACCACCGGAATACCCCCGCATGGCCAGAAGACGCGGGCTTGAAGGGGTTGTCACCATTGAGGCCAAGATTGATATAAACGGCAGGGTGGAAGAATTACGGCTCTTTGCCGGTAGCGGCCATACAATTCTTGATAAGGCAGCCCTGAAGGCTGTGCGGGGTTGGCGGTTTTCTCCGGGGACGGTAGGGGGGCGAACCCAGTCAATGTGGGTAAAGGTTCCTGTGCGCTTTGAGCTACATTGA
- a CDS encoding biopolymer transporter ExbD — protein sequence MKLSNRSMAPPRVEMLPLIDIVFLLLVFFIYAMLSMAVHHGQHVDLPESSTASLETAEAVGITIQAADGGLKLFVDEEPVELAQLEQLLEKKKAASKEKNPDVQIFADKSVPYQGLFQVLDRVRQAGLTSISLQAEAETTTP from the coding sequence ATGAAACTGAGCAATCGCAGTATGGCACCGCCCCGTGTCGAAATGTTACCTCTGATCGACATTGTTTTCCTGCTGCTCGTCTTTTTCATCTATGCCATGCTGTCCATGGCCGTGCATCACGGACAGCATGTGGATCTGCCAGAATCCAGCACCGCAAGCCTGGAAACCGCAGAGGCGGTCGGGATCACCATCCAGGCTGCGGACGGGGGCCTGAAGCTCTTTGTTGATGAGGAACCGGTGGAGCTTGCGCAGCTGGAGCAGCTGCTGGAGAAAAAAAAGGCGGCAAGTAAGGAGAAAAACCCTGATGTGCAGATCTTTGCCGACAAATCGGTTCCCTATCAGGGGCTGTTTCAGGTACTGGATCGGGTCAGGCAGGCAGGTCTCACCAGCATATCTCTTCAGGCCGAGGCGGAGACCACAACACCATGA
- a CDS encoding MotA/TolQ/ExbB proton channel family protein, with translation MWELIHNGGLVMWPLIACSIIVLTIIIERTLFWVSMVRQRNRALRDEMLTIAEAMDWEKIEEKTKGSDDAVVRVLKIGVLHRDYDMSKAMEAEAQHLLKKMSQFMIVLDTMITVAPLLGILGTVIGIISSFKMLGSSGMADPKLVTGGIAQALITTATGLTISIFTVFPYNYFKSRIDNATHLMEKYATRLEVGYRKMEAEGRK, from the coding sequence ATGTGGGAATTGATACACAACGGCGGCTTAGTCATGTGGCCGCTGATCGCCTGTTCAATCATCGTGCTGACAATAATCATTGAACGCACCCTGTTCTGGGTAAGTATGGTCCGTCAGCGCAACCGTGCCCTGCGCGATGAAATGTTGACCATTGCCGAAGCTATGGACTGGGAGAAGATCGAAGAAAAAACAAAGGGCAGCGATGATGCTGTAGTGCGGGTACTCAAAATAGGCGTCCTGCACAGGGACTATGACATGAGTAAAGCGATGGAGGCGGAGGCCCAGCATCTGCTCAAAAAAATGTCACAATTTATGATCGTGCTGGATACCATGATTACGGTGGCCCCACTCCTGGGTATTCTAGGCACAGTGATCGGGATTATATCCTCGTTCAAGATGCTTGGCAGCAGCGGCATGGCTGATCCCAAACTGGTTACCGGCGGTATTGCCCAGGCCCTGATTACCACGGCTACGGGCTTGACGATCTCTATTTTTACAGTTTTTCCTTATAATTACTTCAAAAGCCGAATTGATAACGCTACTCATCTTATGGAAAAATATGCAACCCGCCTGGAGGTAGGCTATCGAAAAATGGAGGCGGAGGGGAGAAAATGA
- a CDS encoding carboxypeptidase-like regulatory domain-containing protein, producing MRNIRKKQAFFLMVLPLGLTLLLSAHGYAHAVHGDTGSSSEALCTSASYDDGEAMSYATVEIIAPNAKLPFQSGRTDRNGYFCFRPDTPGHWKITVKDEDGHFVRLGAKVSKEMLDQK from the coding sequence ATGCGCAATATCCGTAAAAAACAGGCTTTCTTTCTGATGGTTCTGCCTCTGGGCCTGACACTCCTCTTGTCCGCTCATGGGTATGCCCACGCTGTCCACGGTGACACAGGGAGCAGCAGCGAAGCTCTCTGTACATCTGCCTCCTATGACGATGGAGAAGCGATGAGCTACGCCACAGTAGAAATTATCGCCCCCAATGCCAAACTTCCCTTTCAATCCGGCCGCACCGACAGGAACGGCTATTTCTGTTTCCGCCCAGATACCCCAGGACATTGGAAAATCACGGTCAAAGATGAGGATGGCCATTTTGTCCGCCTGGGTGCCAAGGTGAGTAAAGAGATGCTTGACCAAAAATAG
- a CDS encoding DUF4198 domain-containing protein, whose product MRKRYTTLAICLGLTVLFGNQAFGHYPWVNADSYSRHTGETPKINIGYGHGYPLGSFLQQEDLEGMDLLDPAGQKIPLKAANVIEYETEEALSEPGIYTVAAERKTVFYTKTTEGWKKQSKEGLKNVLRCVRSHKSTKGLLAVDAEDAAVNKDAVGHPLEIIPQANPASLKAGDYFPVQLLLRGKPYKGKIFATYMGFSTEKDVFAYTAKTDQEGMGSIRILQPGVWLIKAEYEEPYPDQNVCDVESFSATLTLEVK is encoded by the coding sequence ATGCGCAAAAGATATACAACCCTCGCAATCTGTCTGGGACTAACTGTTCTTTTCGGCAATCAGGCCTTTGGTCATTATCCTTGGGTTAATGCGGACAGCTACTCACGCCACACCGGAGAAACGCCCAAGATCAACATCGGCTACGGGCATGGCTACCCTCTGGGCAGTTTTCTGCAACAGGAGGATCTGGAGGGCATGGACCTGCTTGACCCTGCCGGACAAAAAATCCCCCTCAAGGCTGCGAATGTCATTGAATACGAGACCGAGGAAGCACTGAGTGAACCAGGAATCTATACGGTTGCGGCAGAACGCAAGACCGTTTTTTACACCAAGACCACAGAAGGGTGGAAGAAACAAAGCAAAGAGGGCTTGAAGAATGTGCTGAGATGCGTACGCTCACATAAAAGCACGAAAGGACTGCTTGCGGTGGATGCCGAAGATGCTGCGGTGAACAAGGATGCGGTCGGCCATCCCCTGGAGATTATCCCCCAGGCCAATCCGGCCTCATTAAAAGCTGGCGATTATTTCCCGGTGCAGCTGCTCCTCCGTGGCAAGCCGTATAAGGGGAAAATTTTTGCCACCTATATGGGGTTCTCGACGGAAAAAGATGTCTTTGCCTATACAGCCAAGACCGACCAAGAAGGGATGGGGAGCATCCGCATCCTCCAGCCCGGTGTCTGGTTGATCAAGGCGGAATACGAGGAGCCTTATCCAGACCAGAACGTCTGTGATGTGGAATCATTTTCAGCGACCCTTACCCTGGAAGTAAAATAA